Part of the Flavobacterium sp. KS-LB2 genome is shown below.
ATTTATTGACGCGGTAAGCTCGTATTTTATATCTTCCATCTTTTGATAGCTGATAGTCTATTGAAACGTCACCAGCAATATTATTGGCATTCTGATTCACTTGTTGCGGTCCTTCGATACCAAAACTACTTCCTACAGTAACTTTCAATCGGTCATTCAATAATTTTTTTGAAATTCCTACGCTTAAATCGGTTTTGTTTTCGCGTTGACCTGTTGTATAGTCATCTGAAGTATTTAAGTCAAAATTGAGTTCTACGCCTTCAATTAAATCTCCTGCTAGGTTATTAAGTTGTTGTGACAGAATTTTACTGGCACTTTCTCTAGCTAGTGAGGAAACGCTTGTACCACCTGTTTCACTAGCAAATGGATTTTCTCCAATAAAACGATTCAGTAACAGTAGGGCAAACACCTGTTTGTTTAATTCATCTGGTTGCTGACGTAGTTGCGTCAATTTAGCTTGTGTCGCATTGATGATTTCTGTTGAAACACTGTTATTACCATCCGGCAAAAGGATATCAAAAGAAATGGTTGGTTTCATCAATTCGCCATTCATTTTCAATTCGGTTTCAAAAGGAATTTTTTGTTTGTATGTGTTTCTCACTTCGGCAGTCACATCTCCTAATTGATCATTAATCAAATCAATTGGTGCGGCTTCCGTTTTGTAAACTGCGGTGATGTTGATGTCAGCTGTTGTTGGTTCTCCAGTCCACAAAATATAACTACCTTGCTTGATATCAAATTTTCTTTTTATGGCATTAAAGCTCATTTCGTAGCTACCTTCGGATAATTCATATCTTCCTGTTAGCGTTGTTTTTCCAGATGGATCAATACCGCCATTTAATTGTGCTTCTCCTTTTAATTTTAGAAAATCCCCATTGGCTTTGTCAATAACCAACGATAATTCGGCGTCCTTATCCACTTCAATATTTACTGACGCATTGATTCCTTTGATGTCCATTTCACTATTCAATTCTTCGATAACAATGGTCTCGACTAATTTTGGATTGTCTTGGTCAATGAATTCTACAATTCCTTCTCTATCGGCAATTGATGGGTCTGATTGTGGTAAAACAACAGTGAATTTTGTGTCTTTGTTGATTTTAATGTTTCCTTCAACAATAGGATTGTCTAAATTTCCAGATAGTTTTAAATGATTGTCCAAATACAATTCGCCATAATACAAATCATTGTCTTTTGCTGTAGAATTGACGGCTTTGAAATTATCTGCATCGATGGCTAAGTCAAAACCAAAATTGCTAAAATTAGTACTGTCAATCTTTCCATTGATGGCTAAATCATTGTCTTTCTCATCCTTTATAATAAAATTATCGAAAAGAATCGCATTGGGTGTAAATACAATTTTGTCATTTAAAGATTTGAATTTTGCATTGAGTTGCTTCACTTTGAAACCAATTTCATTGAACTGTAATTCTCCAATTACATTGGGTTGCGAAGTATTCCCCGTTATTTTAAAATTCCCAGTCAAGAATCCCGTGCTTTCTGTTAAGTTGTCTAGTGTGAAGCCTTGAATACTTTTCAAATTCAATTTGTCAATGTCAAGATTCATATCAAAACGGCTATCTGTAGTCTTATAATTCCCTTCTAAACGGACTTGATTTCCCTGACCCGTAATTGCAATTATCGCGTCATATTGATTAGCAATCGCATTATTGACTTTGATGCTCACGTTTCCGATAGTATCTTTTTTGAAAGTAAAATTTTCAATATTTATGTCTGAAGTAAAAAGAGGTTTGCTGCTTATATTTTTGACCAATGCATTTCCATTGATTTTACCACTCATTTGCAAATCATCTTTTTCAACGATACTGGTAATGGTTTTTATATCAAAATCTTTGAAATCAATTGCGATTGGTGCATTTGCTTGCTGAGATTGTGATTGTATACCGATTTTGCTTCCGTCTTTACTCAATTCAAAATTATCAGCATAGATTCCTTTTTTGCCAAAGCGAATTAAGTTGTCTTGTGTTATTTTCCAAGATTCATAGTTCAGCAACAAATTATTTGGATCAAGATTGATATCGTTGTTTCCGTTGGTAGCTTTTAATGTTCCTGCAATTAAATATCTTTCTTTGTCTTTTGAATCTTTTAATTGCACCGTATAATCCACAATATTATTTTGCACTTTCCCAGAAATGCTAGTGTGGGGCAATTGAATTTGTTTGTTTTGAATGTCATCAACTATAAAGCTGTAAACAAGTGAATTGTCTTTGATATCTACTTTTAGTACTGCATTTGTAATGATGTTTTCTCCATAAATTAATTTTGGAATCGAACCATTCAAAACAATAGAGTCGTTGACAGTGTTGTATCTTCCTTGTATGTTAATTGGTTCTAGACTTTTCAATTCAGGAATCAGTTTTAATAGAATTGGACTGTCTTTTATGCCAATTTTAAAAACAAATTCTTGTTTCTCCACTGCTATTTTTCTGGAATTTGGTTTGCTGTCATAATACTTTGCAATAGAATTTGACAAAGCAGTCGCTATTTTTGACAACTTGTATTTACCACTTGCTTCCATATCCAAAAACGGTGATTGCAACACCAATGTGTTTTTTTCAGAAGTGGAGGTTGCCGCTACACTAATAGAATCAATTACAAATTCTTCTTTAGCATTTACGATGGTAATGTTGTGTGCATAAACCGTTCCGTTGAGGTAATCAAGATTTGCTGATTGAATATCAGCATCTACAACACCTCTTATTTTCAATGGGCCAGCATGTAAATTCAGTTTTTCTAAATCAGCGATATCGACATTCAGTTTTATTTTTCCAGTAGGATATTTGTCTTTAAAACTACCGTTGCTCACTAAATCAAATGTTAGATTAGGATCTTTGGCAACAGCAGTTGCATTGAAACTTCCGTTGCGAATAGTTCCTTTCACAGATACATTTTGATACGTATATTTATTGTAATAGGCTTTTAAAATACTTCCGTTTAAAGATGCAGTTGCTGTTTTTGGATCAAATCCAGTTCCTTTGATATTGGCTTTTAAA
Proteins encoded:
- a CDS encoding translocation/assembly module TamB domain-containing protein, whose protein sequence is MKTYLKKSLKIFLWIIGFIILLFLILFVVIQIPSVQNYAKEKAVTYLEGKIKTKVSVDSLAIEFPKKVILQGVYFEDQKKDTLFAGEKLAADISLFQLINNKVEINSLELVGISANLNRDSKAIFNFDYIIKAFASPEKQKSDSAPMQFSVEEIKLDRIQFNYTDAVTKNDIYANLKHFETKIKTFDLNEMNFEIPKAKINGLKFKLKQGLVQISNATKVAAIKNESESILKLKLGEIDLAKIDFDYESEETKLSTNFYLKKLLVKIDKIDLNNQFAIIQSLDLTGVEGALVFDKLTTISPKKEASNTDSNNWEVKIKKTEFKRVNFNYDNNNIAAVDKGMDYNHLNITNLNLQVDMLNYNSENISGIANSLTVKDKSGLNIQSFNAEFFYGKKNAFLKKLYLKTPQTELKDEIRIGYPSIASLAKNPGELGLIANLKKSKLGIKDILLFAPTLNSTNPFMSNPNAILLINGTVKGKLKNIEFPSIEISGIGTTKVAASGRIIGLPDVNKAYFDLTIKDLQSGSKDFVGFLPKGTIPNSIQLPSKFSATGIFKGTIVNFNTNMNIISSFGNAKIKATFDQSKKNFEKYDAQTELNNFDLGKFIKNDSIGKVTLKANIKGTGFDPKTATASLNGSILKAYYNKYTYQNVSVKGTIRNGSFNATAVAKDPNLTFDLVSNGSFKDKYPTGKIKLNVDIADLEKLNLHAGPLKIRGVVDADIQSANLDYLNGTVYAHNITIVNAKEEFVIDSISVAATSTSEKNTLVLQSPFLDMEASGKYKLSKIATALSNSIAKYYDSKPNSRKIAVEKQEFVFKIGIKDSPILLKLIPELKSLEPINIQGRYNTVNDSIVLNGSIPKLIYGENIITNAVLKVDIKDNSLVYSFIVDDIQNKQIQLPHTSISGKVQNNIVDYTVQLKDSKDKERYLIAGTLKATNGNNDINLDPNNLLLNYESWKITQDNLIRFGKKGIYADNFELSKDGSKIGIQSQSQQANAPIAIDFKDFDIKTITSIVEKDDLQMSGKINGNALVKNISSKPLFTSDINIENFTFKKDTIGNVSIKVNNAIANQYDAIIAITGQGNQVRLEGNYKTTDSRFDMNLDIDKLNLKSIQGFTLDNLTESTGFLTGNFKITGNTSQPNVIGELQFNEIGFKVKQLNAKFKSLNDKIVFTPNAILFDNFIIKDEKDNDLAINGKIDSTNFSNFGFDLAIDADNFKAVNSTAKDNDLYYGELYLDNHLKLSGNLDNPIVEGNIKINKDTKFTVVLPQSDPSIADREGIVEFIDQDNPKLVETIVIEELNSEMDIKGINASVNIEVDKDAELSLVIDKANGDFLKLKGEAQLNGGIDPSGKTTLTGRYELSEGSYEMSFNAIKRKFDIKQGSYILWTGEPTTADINITAVYKTEAAPIDLINDQLGDVTAEVRNTYKQKIPFETELKMNGELMKPTISFDILLPDGNNSVSTEIINATQAKLTQLRQQPDELNKQVFALLLLNRFIGENPFASETGGTSVSSLARESASKILSQQLNNLAGDLIEGVELNFDLNTSDDYTTGQRENKTDLSVGISKKLLNDRLKVTVGSSFGIEGPQQVNQNANNIAGDVSIDYQLSKDGRYKIRAYRVNKYQVALQGEVVETGVAFIITMDYNKFSELFRKSEAKKAKQKNK